One Mycobacteroides abscessus ATCC 19977 genomic window carries:
- a CDS encoding alpha/beta hydrolase, producing MRDLSRRSLLKLGAATGAGAALLGAGAFPAGADGAIAAGSFVSAARGGVRTEWRIARPPGVTGPIRPIIALHGKGQTAAGVMEGGVENMLAQAVAAGAKPFALASVDGGGGYWHKRASGEDSGAMVLNEFIPLLAEQGLDTSRVAFLGWSMGGYGAMLLGSRLGAGRTAAITAVSPALWTSSGAAAPGAFDGAEDYAANSVWGLAALNSIPLRIDCGDSDPFYSATKQFIAQLPTPPAGGFSPGGHDGAFWSSQIGAEMAWMAPLLTA from the coding sequence ATGCGTGATCTGTCCCGACGCTCACTACTCAAGCTGGGTGCGGCCACCGGTGCCGGCGCCGCGTTGCTCGGAGCAGGGGCCTTCCCCGCCGGCGCCGACGGCGCCATCGCGGCCGGCTCGTTTGTTTCCGCCGCCCGCGGCGGAGTCCGCACCGAATGGCGTATCGCCCGGCCACCCGGGGTCACCGGGCCGATCCGGCCCATCATCGCACTGCACGGTAAGGGCCAAACCGCCGCCGGCGTCATGGAAGGCGGCGTAGAGAACATGCTGGCGCAGGCGGTGGCCGCGGGCGCCAAGCCGTTCGCGCTCGCGAGTGTCGACGGTGGCGGTGGCTATTGGCACAAGCGGGCGTCGGGCGAAGATTCCGGTGCCATGGTGCTCAATGAATTCATCCCGCTGTTGGCAGAACAGGGTCTGGACACCTCGCGTGTGGCGTTCCTCGGCTGGTCCATGGGGGGATACGGCGCCATGCTGCTGGGTTCACGCCTGGGAGCGGGCCGCACCGCCGCCATCACCGCCGTCAGTCCTGCGCTGTGGACGTCCTCGGGCGCGGCGGCGCCGGGCGCCTTCGACGGTGCCGAGGACTACGCCGCCAACTCGGTCTGGGGATTGGCCGCGCTGAACTCGATCCCCCTGCGCATCGACTGCGGCGACAGCGATCCGTTCTACAGCGCCACCAAGCAGTTCATTGCTCAGCTTCCGACACCTCCGGCAGGCGGGTTCAGCCCCGGCGGTCACGATGGCGCCTTCTGGAGCTCGCAGATCGGCGCGGAAATGGCCTGGATGGCGCCGCTGCTCACCGCCTAG
- the purB gene encoding adenylosuccinate lyase, translating into MQIPNVLASRYASDAMTALWSPQSKVVLERQLWIAVLRAQRDLGIEVPDGVIEDYERVVENVDLDSISARERVTRHDVKARIEEFNALAGHEHIHKGMTSRDLTENVEQLQIRRSLEYVHAHGVAVVARLARHAVEYRDVVMAGRSHNVAAQATTLGKRFASAADETLLALTRLRELLDRYPLRGIKGPMGTGQDMLDLFNGDVVKLAELEERVAGFLGFSTTLTSVGQVYPRSLDHDVVSALVQLGAGPSSLAHTIRLMAGHELVTEGFAPGQVGSSAMPHKMNTRSCERVNGLQVILRGYGSMAAELAGAQWNEGDVFCSVVRRVALPDAFFAIDGMIETFLTVLDEFGAYPAVIDRELRRYLPFLATTKVLMAAVRAGVGREEAHEVIKEHAVATALAMREKGAEPNLLGLLAEDARLPLDADALEAALADRASFTGAAADQVDRVVAEVEALAAEYPDAAVYSPGAIL; encoded by the coding sequence GTGCAAATCCCTAACGTTCTGGCCTCCCGGTACGCAAGCGACGCGATGACTGCGCTGTGGTCGCCCCAATCAAAGGTGGTGCTGGAGCGCCAGTTGTGGATCGCGGTGCTGCGTGCACAACGCGATCTGGGCATCGAGGTTCCCGACGGTGTCATCGAGGACTACGAGCGTGTGGTCGAGAACGTGGACCTTGACTCGATCTCGGCACGTGAGCGCGTCACCCGCCACGATGTGAAGGCCCGTATCGAGGAGTTCAACGCGCTCGCCGGACACGAGCACATCCATAAGGGCATGACGAGCCGCGATCTCACCGAGAACGTGGAGCAACTGCAGATTCGCCGCTCGCTGGAGTACGTGCATGCCCATGGCGTCGCGGTGGTGGCGCGGCTCGCGCGTCACGCCGTCGAGTACCGGGACGTGGTGATGGCCGGGCGCAGCCACAATGTCGCCGCGCAGGCAACCACGTTGGGTAAGCGGTTCGCATCGGCCGCCGACGAGACTCTGCTCGCGCTGACCCGGTTGCGGGAGCTTCTCGACCGGTATCCGCTGCGGGGGATCAAGGGGCCGATGGGCACCGGGCAGGACATGCTGGACCTGTTCAACGGAGACGTGGTCAAGCTGGCCGAGCTGGAGGAGCGTGTTGCGGGCTTCCTCGGCTTTTCCACGACCCTGACGAGCGTGGGCCAGGTATACCCGCGCTCGCTGGACCACGATGTGGTGTCGGCGTTGGTGCAACTCGGCGCCGGTCCGTCGTCGCTGGCGCACACCATCCGCCTGATGGCCGGACACGAGCTGGTCACCGAGGGCTTTGCGCCAGGACAGGTGGGCAGTTCGGCGATGCCGCACAAGATGAACACCCGCAGCTGTGAACGCGTCAACGGCCTGCAGGTGATTTTGCGCGGCTACGGCTCGATGGCGGCGGAACTTGCTGGGGCGCAATGGAATGAAGGCGATGTGTTCTGCTCGGTGGTGCGCCGTGTCGCGCTGCCCGACGCGTTCTTCGCGATCGACGGGATGATCGAGACCTTCTTGACGGTGCTCGATGAGTTCGGTGCGTATCCGGCGGTGATCGACCGTGAGCTGCGCCGCTACCTGCCGTTCCTGGCGACCACCAAGGTGCTCATGGCGGCGGTCCGGGCCGGAGTCGGCCGCGAGGAGGCCCACGAGGTGATCAAGGAACACGCGGTCGCGACGGCACTGGCGATGCGTGAAAAGGGTGCCGAACCAAACCTTTTGGGTCTGCTGGCGGAGGATGCGCGACTGCCGCTGGACGCCGATGCACTGGAGGCGGCGCTGGCCGACCGCGCCTCGTTCACCGGTGCCGCCGCCGATCAAGTCGACCGGGTGGTTGCCGAGGTCGAGGCGCTGGCGGCCGAGTATCCCGATGCCGCGGTGTACAGCCCGGGCGCCATTCTGTAG
- a CDS encoding S9 family peptidase has translation MSGPVRPPVANRIDTLREYHGDTFVDPYEWMREKETPEVIAYLEAENAYVDDQLGHLAELRTTIFGEIKSRTKETDLSIPTRMGQWWYYARSFEGKQYGVHCRCPIGDPNDWTPPALDHDVPGEQILLDGNVEAAGHDFFSLGAATVSPDGNTLAYSVDVVGHEMYTLRFKNLRTGEMYPDEIADIGAGATWAMDSRTLYYPVIDEAFRPYAIRRYTLGGGAEPVEVFSEPDERFWIGVGRTRSDRFVAISVHSSVTSEILIGDAEDPAATFSPVWLRRNGIEYTVDHIVVGGEDRLLILHNDGAVNFALAEMPVAAVVDGPADPSAARTLIAHRDDVRLDGVEAFAQRFVIGYRREALPRIQVWPVTADGYGSPQEVEFDSELMLSGLGDNPEWDSPLLRVGCASFITPTRVYDLDVHTGERTLLKEQPVLGGYRREDYVERREWALAVDGTRVPLSVVHRRGITSPSPTVLYGYGAYEMCEDPQFSIGRLSLLDRGVVFVIAHVRGGGEMGRLWYEDGKMLHKKHSFSDFVSAARHLVDSGVALPNRLVAWGGSAGGLLVGAAVNLAPELFAGVLAQVPFVDPVTTICDPSLPLTVTEWDEWGNPLENKDVYDYIKSYSPYENIRAADYPSILAMTSLHDSRVLYVEPAKWVAELRHTTTGERPILLKTEMTAGHGGISGRYERWKESAFQLAWLLDILGAQGETPNAR, from the coding sequence GTGAGCGGGCCGGTACGCCCGCCCGTCGCGAACCGTATCGACACTCTCCGCGAGTATCACGGGGACACCTTCGTCGATCCGTATGAATGGATGCGTGAAAAGGAGACCCCCGAGGTCATCGCGTATTTAGAGGCGGAAAACGCCTATGTCGATGACCAGCTTGGCCATCTGGCGGAGCTGCGCACCACCATCTTCGGTGAGATCAAGTCGCGCACCAAGGAGACCGACCTTTCGATCCCGACCCGGATGGGGCAGTGGTGGTACTACGCCCGCAGCTTCGAGGGAAAGCAGTACGGAGTTCATTGTCGTTGTCCGATAGGGGATCCGAACGACTGGACACCGCCGGCCCTGGATCACGACGTTCCTGGTGAGCAGATCCTGCTCGACGGTAACGTGGAGGCGGCAGGACACGACTTCTTCTCGCTCGGTGCCGCCACCGTCAGTCCGGACGGGAACACACTGGCCTATTCGGTCGACGTCGTCGGCCATGAGATGTACACGCTGCGGTTCAAGAACCTGCGCACCGGCGAGATGTATCCGGACGAGATCGCCGATATCGGCGCCGGTGCAACCTGGGCGATGGACAGCCGCACGCTCTACTATCCCGTGATCGATGAGGCCTTCCGGCCCTACGCCATTCGCCGGTACACATTGGGTGGCGGCGCGGAACCCGTCGAGGTGTTCTCCGAACCGGACGAGCGATTCTGGATCGGGGTGGGCCGCACCCGCAGTGATCGCTTTGTCGCCATTAGTGTGCATTCGTCGGTGACATCGGAGATCCTGATCGGGGACGCCGAGGATCCCGCGGCGACCTTTTCGCCAGTCTGGTTGCGCCGCAACGGTATCGAATACACCGTCGATCACATCGTGGTCGGCGGTGAGGACAGGCTGCTGATTCTGCACAATGACGGCGCCGTGAATTTCGCGCTCGCGGAAATGCCGGTCGCCGCGGTGGTGGACGGACCGGCCGACCCGTCGGCGGCACGCACCCTGATCGCCCACCGCGATGATGTGCGGCTGGACGGGGTCGAGGCATTCGCACAGCGGTTCGTGATCGGGTACCGGCGAGAAGCATTGCCGCGCATTCAGGTCTGGCCCGTCACGGCCGACGGATACGGTTCACCGCAGGAGGTCGAGTTCGACTCCGAGCTCATGCTCTCGGGATTGGGTGACAACCCGGAGTGGGATTCGCCGCTGCTGCGGGTGGGTTGCGCATCGTTCATCACCCCCACCCGTGTCTACGACCTCGATGTGCACACCGGGGAGCGCACGCTGCTCAAGGAGCAGCCCGTGCTCGGTGGCTATCGCCGCGAGGATTATGTGGAGCGGCGGGAATGGGCGCTCGCCGTAGATGGCACCCGGGTGCCACTCTCAGTGGTCCACCGCAGAGGTATCACGTCACCGTCCCCGACCGTGCTGTACGGGTACGGCGCATACGAGATGTGTGAGGACCCCCAGTTCAGCATCGGCCGGCTCTCGTTGTTGGATCGGGGAGTGGTGTTCGTCATCGCTCACGTGCGCGGTGGTGGTGAGATGGGCCGCCTCTGGTACGAGGACGGCAAGATGCTGCACAAGAAGCACAGCTTTTCCGATTTCGTATCGGCAGCAAGGCATCTCGTTGACTCAGGGGTCGCGCTGCCCAATCGGCTGGTCGCCTGGGGCGGCAGCGCGGGCGGGCTGTTGGTGGGTGCCGCGGTAAACCTGGCACCCGAGCTGTTCGCCGGTGTGCTGGCGCAGGTGCCCTTCGTCGACCCCGTCACCACCATTTGCGATCCCTCGCTACCGCTCACCGTCACCGAGTGGGATGAGTGGGGAAATCCCCTGGAAAACAAGGATGTTTACGACTACATCAAGTCGTACTCGCCCTACGAGAACATCCGCGCCGCCGACTATCCGAGCATTCTCGCGATGACATCGCTGCATGACTCGCGGGTGCTGTACGTCGAACCCGCCAAATGGGTGGCCGAACTGCGCCACACCACCACCGGTGAGCGACCCATCCTGTTGAAGACCGAGATGACGGCGGGGCACGGCGGGATAAGCGGCCGCTATGAACGCTGGAAGGAAAGCGCTTTCCAGCTCGCCTGGCTACTGGATATCCTTGGAGCGCAGGGGGAGACGCCGAATGCCCGATGA
- a CDS encoding alpha/beta hydrolase, producing MTEMSRRRLLQLGAALGAGATLLPALAAPARAAVEVTSGSFISEARGGIPTGWKIARPPGVDWPVRPVIMLHGRDENADRTIYWGYERMLGDLVAAGAPPFAVAAIDGGNSYWHPHTNGDDPGAMIIDEFIPMLADQEGLDVSRVAFMGWSAGGYGALLNGARLGGPRTAAIAAVSPSIWMTYPEATADAFDDEENWAENTVFGLPQLNGIPLWVSAGFDDRFYAASKTFAEQLPAPPAGEFGPGAHEGGYWLSQVPQALGWIAPILAG from the coding sequence GTGACCGAAATGAGCCGTCGTCGCCTGCTGCAGCTGGGCGCCGCGCTCGGTGCTGGTGCCACGCTTCTTCCGGCGCTCGCGGCACCCGCGCGGGCCGCTGTCGAGGTCACCAGCGGGTCCTTCATCTCCGAAGCCCGCGGAGGTATTCCGACCGGGTGGAAGATAGCCAGGCCGCCGGGAGTCGACTGGCCGGTGCGGCCGGTGATCATGCTGCACGGCCGCGACGAGAATGCCGATCGCACTATCTACTGGGGTTACGAGCGGATGCTCGGCGATCTGGTCGCGGCGGGCGCACCGCCGTTCGCGGTCGCCGCGATAGACGGCGGCAACAGCTATTGGCATCCCCATACCAACGGTGATGACCCCGGCGCGATGATCATCGACGAGTTCATCCCCATGCTGGCCGACCAAGAGGGGCTTGACGTGTCTCGGGTGGCCTTCATGGGCTGGTCCGCCGGTGGATACGGAGCGCTGCTCAACGGTGCCCGGCTGGGCGGTCCGAGGACCGCCGCTATTGCCGCGGTAAGCCCGTCGATCTGGATGACATATCCCGAGGCGACCGCCGATGCCTTTGACGACGAAGAAAACTGGGCCGAGAACACCGTGTTCGGCCTGCCACAGCTCAACGGCATACCACTGTGGGTCTCGGCCGGATTCGATGACCGGTTCTACGCCGCCAGCAAGACTTTCGCCGAGCAGCTGCCCGCACCTCCCGCCGGAGAATTCGGTCCGGGCGCGCACGAGGGCGGATATTGGCTGTCCCAAGTGCCGCAGGCACTGGGCTGGATCGCACCGATCCTGGCTGGCTAG
- a CDS encoding phosphoribosylaminoimidazolesuccinocarboxamide synthase has translation MRPSLSDYQHVASGKVRELYRVDDEHLLFVATDRISAFDFVLDTPIPDKGRILTAMSVFFFGLLTVPNHLAGPPDDPRIPEEVLGRALLVRRLDMLPVECVARGYLTGSGLLDYQRTGAVCGHVLPQGLGEASRLDPPLFTPATKADIGEHDMNVDFAAVVGLVGAVRANQLRDETIKIYTRAAAHALHKGIILADTKFEFGVDIEGNLVLADEVFTPDSSRYWDAAHYQPGVVQDSFDKQFVRNWLTGPESGWDRASDTPPPPLPDEVAVATRERYIEAYERISGLSFSDWIGPSA, from the coding sequence ATGCGTCCTTCGCTGTCCGATTACCAGCATGTGGCCAGCGGCAAGGTCCGTGAGCTGTATCGCGTCGACGACGAACACCTGCTGTTCGTTGCCACCGACCGGATTTCCGCATTCGATTTCGTCCTGGATACCCCGATACCCGATAAGGGACGCATCCTCACCGCGATGAGCGTGTTCTTCTTCGGACTGCTGACCGTGCCGAACCATCTGGCCGGTCCGCCCGACGATCCGCGCATTCCCGAGGAAGTGTTGGGCCGGGCATTACTGGTGCGCCGCCTCGACATGCTTCCCGTGGAATGTGTGGCACGCGGTTATCTCACGGGGTCCGGGCTGCTGGATTATCAGCGCACCGGTGCGGTGTGTGGACATGTGTTGCCGCAGGGACTGGGGGAAGCCAGCCGCCTGGACCCACCGTTGTTCACCCCGGCGACCAAAGCCGACATCGGCGAGCACGATATGAATGTCGACTTCGCCGCTGTGGTCGGTCTGGTCGGCGCTGTGCGTGCCAACCAGCTGCGTGACGAGACCATCAAGATCTACACGCGCGCCGCGGCGCACGCCTTGCACAAGGGAATCATCCTGGCCGACACCAAATTCGAATTCGGCGTCGATATCGAGGGCAATTTGGTGCTTGCCGACGAAGTGTTCACGCCTGACTCGTCCCGGTACTGGGATGCCGCCCACTATCAGCCCGGGGTGGTTCAGGACAGCTTCGACAAGCAGTTCGTCCGCAATTGGCTTACCGGCCCCGAATCGGGATGGGATCGTGCGTCGGATACTCCGCCGCCGCCGTTGCCAGATGAGGTGGCAGTGGCCACGCGGGAACGTTATATCGAGGCCTATGAGCGCATTTCAGGGCTGAGCTTCTCTGATTGGATTGGCCCGTCGGCGTGA
- a CDS encoding TetR/AcrR family transcriptional regulator produces MTVRQHAEVFPDGNAAHRPQATPKGERRRRALISAAADLLRDNGIDAVRHRAVAQRAGLPLASTTYYFSSLEDLIARAVEHAGTHELEQIQERLSLVQYRRRGAAATAEAVVELLFGTPGFGGGEQLVSRYERELACSRHPELREVQQRLREQRDDAVAQVVRRSGRSIDNDHVAVLISTVDGAMVGALTEAAASPTATATAMLVDVIDVLAPLEAEQLAESVPADEHRGRRAWI; encoded by the coding sequence GTGACAGTCAGGCAGCACGCGGAGGTGTTCCCCGACGGGAATGCCGCGCACCGTCCGCAAGCCACCCCCAAGGGTGAGCGGCGGCGGCGCGCGTTGATAAGTGCCGCAGCTGATCTATTGCGAGACAACGGTATTGATGCGGTGCGGCACCGCGCAGTGGCGCAACGAGCCGGTTTGCCGTTGGCCTCCACCACGTACTATTTCTCCTCGCTGGAGGATCTCATCGCCCGGGCCGTCGAACATGCGGGAACCCACGAGCTGGAACAGATTCAGGAACGCCTGTCGCTGGTTCAATACCGGCGCCGTGGCGCTGCCGCCACCGCCGAGGCCGTGGTGGAGCTGTTGTTCGGCACACCGGGTTTTGGTGGTGGGGAGCAGTTGGTATCGCGATACGAGCGTGAACTGGCGTGCAGTCGCCATCCCGAACTGCGTGAGGTGCAGCAGCGGCTGCGGGAGCAGCGCGACGACGCCGTGGCCCAAGTGGTGCGCAGGTCCGGCCGGTCGATAGACAACGACCATGTAGCGGTGCTGATTTCGACTGTCGACGGGGCAATGGTCGGTGCTCTTACCGAGGCCGCGGCCAGCCCGACCGCCACGGCTACCGCGATGCTGGTGGACGTCATAGATGTACTAGCTCCGCTGGAAGCAGAACAGCTGGCTGAATCGGTTCCGGCCGATGAGCATCGTGGGCGAAGAGCATGGATCTAG
- the purD gene encoding phosphoribosylamine--glycine ligase: MRVLIIGSGGREHALAIALKRDPRVDYLAIAPGNAGTAAVAEQHAVDIGSGAEVAALATTLNIDLVVIGPEVPLVLGVADAVRAAGIACFGPSAAAARIEGSKAFAKDVMTAAGVRTARSEIVDNPAHLDAALDRFASEPAWVVKDDGLAAGKGVVVTDDRAAARAHAASLLDDGHPVLLESFLDGPEVSLLCIVDGETVVPLLPAQDHKRVGDGDTGPNTGGMGAYTPLPWLPAETVSEIVDTIVKPVAAELVKRDSTFTGVLYAGLAITSNGPSVVEFNCRFGDPETQAVLALLESPLGQLLNAAAIGNLQNFGPLRWRDGSAVTVVLAAENYPLRPRTGDVITGAEAEGVLHAGTARREDGAVVSSGGRVLSVVGTGTDLQAARADAYAKIEAIRLPGSHFRSDIGLAAAEGRISI; encoded by the coding sequence TTGCGTGTCCTCATTATTGGATCCGGTGGCCGTGAACACGCTTTGGCGATCGCCCTGAAGCGAGACCCACGCGTGGACTACCTGGCGATAGCGCCGGGCAATGCGGGAACCGCCGCCGTGGCCGAGCAGCATGCCGTCGATATTGGCTCCGGTGCCGAGGTTGCCGCCTTGGCCACCACCCTCAACATCGACCTGGTGGTCATCGGCCCCGAGGTGCCGTTGGTGCTGGGTGTCGCCGACGCCGTGCGGGCCGCGGGCATCGCCTGCTTCGGTCCCTCGGCCGCCGCCGCGCGCATCGAAGGCTCCAAGGCATTCGCCAAAGACGTGATGACCGCCGCGGGGGTGCGCACCGCGCGCAGCGAAATCGTGGACAACCCAGCGCATCTGGATGCGGCCCTGGACCGGTTCGCCAGCGAGCCGGCCTGGGTGGTCAAGGACGACGGACTGGCCGCGGGCAAGGGCGTGGTGGTCACCGATGACCGCGCGGCCGCGCGCGCCCACGCCGCGAGCCTGCTCGACGACGGGCATCCCGTGCTGCTGGAGTCCTTCCTCGACGGGCCCGAGGTCTCCCTCCTGTGCATCGTCGACGGCGAGACGGTGGTGCCGCTGCTGCCGGCCCAGGATCACAAGCGGGTGGGCGACGGAGACACCGGCCCCAACACCGGAGGTATGGGTGCCTACACCCCGCTGCCGTGGCTGCCTGCTGAGACCGTCTCCGAGATCGTCGACACCATTGTCAAACCCGTTGCCGCCGAGCTGGTCAAGCGGGACAGTACTTTTACCGGCGTGCTCTACGCGGGTCTGGCGATCACCTCGAACGGCCCCTCCGTCGTCGAGTTCAACTGCCGCTTCGGTGATCCCGAGACGCAGGCGGTACTTGCGCTGCTCGAGTCGCCGCTGGGGCAACTGCTCAACGCCGCCGCGATCGGGAATCTCCAGAATTTCGGCCCGCTGCGCTGGCGGGACGGCAGCGCGGTGACAGTGGTGTTGGCCGCGGAAAACTACCCGTTGCGCCCGCGCACCGGCGACGTGATCACCGGCGCTGAGGCAGAGGGTGTGCTGCATGCCGGTACGGCCCGACGTGAGGATGGCGCCGTGGTGTCGTCCGGTGGACGCGTGTTGTCGGTGGTGGGCACCGGTACCGATCTGCAGGCCGCGCGCGCCGATGCTTATGCGAAGATCGAGGCGATTCGCCTGCCGGGCAGCCACTTCCGCAGCGACATCGGGTTGGCCGCTGCCGAAGGGCGCATCAGCATCTAG
- a CDS encoding pyridoxal phosphate-dependent aminotransferase, which yields MPTIMPVLSDTVAAVVDLSRRSDVPPFYVMDVLAAAATRQRTHGDMISLAAGQPSTGAPAVVLDAVREALGTQVLGYTETLGLPELRSAIAAYHRERSDIAVTADDVVVTTGSSGGFTLLFLAAFDVGDTVVMTRPGYPAYRNCLAALGCRVVELDCGPETRYQPTVAMLEALAQADGRVPAGLIVASPANPTGTIIDAGKLEAIALWCEANGTLLISDEIYHGLSYGDQKTSSAWEFSRESVVMGSVSKYFSMTGWRLGWMLVPRRFLRAVDRLSSNFTICPPAVSQYGALAAFSPEARDELDGHVRRYAANRTLLIDGLAAMGITKIAPPDGAFYAYADIEHLTDNAEQWCADLLARTGVAVAPGIDFDTVRGHRTVRLSFAGGSDEIAQALARMRPALGRG from the coding sequence ATGCCGACCATCATGCCGGTTCTGTCCGATACCGTCGCAGCCGTGGTAGACCTCTCGCGGCGCTCGGACGTTCCGCCGTTCTATGTCATGGACGTGCTGGCGGCGGCGGCCACGCGTCAGCGCACGCACGGCGACATGATCTCCCTGGCAGCCGGGCAGCCGTCGACGGGTGCGCCCGCGGTGGTCCTCGACGCGGTGCGGGAGGCGCTCGGTACCCAGGTGCTCGGGTATACCGAAACGTTGGGTCTGCCGGAGCTGCGCAGCGCGATCGCCGCGTATCACCGCGAACGTTCCGATATTGCTGTCACCGCCGACGACGTCGTGGTCACCACGGGGTCCTCGGGAGGATTCACGCTGTTATTTCTCGCCGCCTTCGACGTGGGGGACACCGTCGTGATGACTCGGCCAGGGTACCCGGCATATCGCAATTGCCTTGCCGCGCTGGGCTGTCGAGTTGTGGAATTGGATTGCGGCCCCGAGACGCGATATCAGCCGACGGTGGCCATGCTGGAGGCTCTCGCGCAGGCTGACGGCCGCGTACCCGCGGGCCTCATCGTCGCCAGCCCGGCCAACCCGACCGGCACTATCATCGATGCGGGCAAGCTGGAGGCGATCGCGCTGTGGTGTGAGGCCAACGGCACTCTGCTGATCTCCGACGAGATTTATCACGGGCTTTCCTATGGCGACCAAAAGACTTCCAGTGCATGGGAATTCAGCCGTGAATCGGTCGTGATGGGCTCGGTGTCCAAGTACTTCTCGATGACGGGCTGGCGCCTGGGCTGGATGCTAGTGCCGCGCCGGTTTCTGCGTGCCGTGGACCGGCTGTCCTCCAACTTCACGATCTGCCCGCCGGCCGTCTCCCAATATGGAGCGCTCGCGGCCTTCAGTCCCGAGGCTCGTGACGAGCTCGACGGGCACGTACGCCGTTACGCGGCCAACAGGACATTGCTCATCGACGGCCTTGCCGCCATGGGAATTACCAAGATCGCGCCACCCGACGGTGCGTTCTATGCGTACGCCGATATCGAGCATCTGACCGATAATGCCGAACAGTGGTGTGCGGACTTGTTGGCGCGCACGGGGGTAGCGGTCGCGCCCGGTATCGACTTCGACACTGTGCGCGGCCACCGGACCGTGCGGCTGAGCTTCGCGGGTGGTTCGGACGAGATTGCACAGGCATTGGCGAGAATGCGGCCCGCGCTCGGCCGGGGCTGA